The genomic stretch TAGGCATCAGCTGGACCGTATTCTTGTGGGCAGGTCTGATAGCAGGTGCAATCGCCGCGGCTACTGTCATGTCCCAGTCATTAAAAGCGGCCTGGGCTGATCCGGTGAAAAGTATTAAGAGCGAATGAATTTATAGTAGCAAGTAGCAAGTAGCTAGTATCAGGTAGCAAGTAGCAAGTATCAAGATGCTAGAGTTAAGAGCCGAGAACCAAGAGTTAAGATTTTAGAGCCAAGAATCGAGAGACAAGAACCAAGAGATAAAGACAAGTGCCATAGTTCTCGGGGATATTCAGCAGATAACGGTCAACAGTCCTCAGATGCCGTTCGTGTGACACGAACGGTGGCGAAGAGAGCTAGTGATGTTTTAGTATCTAGTGTCAAGTAGCAAGTATCAAGATGCTAGAATGAAGTATCAAGATTTTAGAGCCAAGAGCCAAGATTCAAAGATTCTAATGATATGTCATAGTTGTATGGAATAATCCACAGCCAGTAGTGAAATGGATATAAAGGGCTGAAGGCCCGAATTATTAAAGCCCAGCCCACCGGGCTGGGTTCACTAGAAGAAGTACAGGTGAAGCTCTGAAAGAGCGGAATAGTAATGGTCATAGAATTCCTGACCATAAAGTTGGAGGAAGACCGCAGAAACAGTTCACGGATTCCATTCGTGTGACACGAACGGCGGCTAAGTGATTAGTAGCAAGTGTCTAGCAGCAAGATTTTAGAACAAAGAGTCAAGAACCAAGAATCAATAAAAACGAAATTTAGATGCTAGTGCAACCATCTGAAAAAAAACTGCATCTACTATAGGAGAGCGAAATTTATGGTTTGTTTAGAACTTAAACTTAGCACTTTACCACCGCTCAACTTTCGAGCAACTAATTTTCAAATCTTTCAATTTTCAAATCTTTCAATATTTCAAAAATGAAAATCTACTCAAAAATCTTAGCATTTGCACTTACCACAATGGTGATGGCATCTTGCGTGCAGGCGCAACAGACAGAAACCCGGACTCCGGGTCACTTTACCAAAGTACATTCCGGAGGTAGCTGGGAAGTAATCCTTACCGAAGGAAACAAAGAGGAAGTAAGGATAGAAGCCAAAGGTGTGGATTTGGACAAAGTCAGAACCGAGATCGATGGAGACGTATTAAGTGTGGGATTGGTAAAAGGAAACTATAATAATGTCAAACTCAAATTTTACATCACTTACAAGGATTTGGAAGGGATCAGATGTTCCGGATCTGGGAATATGGAAGTGACTTCTCCTGTGAGATCAGAGACGTTCTATGCCGGACTTTCCGGCTCTGGGGATGTAGTTATGGACAAACTGGAAGCTGAGGAATTATCAGTTTCTATATCAGGATCCGCAGATCTGAAAATCAAAAGTGGGGCAGTTGATCAGGCAGAAATCAAGCAGTCTGGCTCTGGGGATTTTCATGGAGAAAGGCTTGCTATCCGCGACTTGGAAGTGAAAAAGTCGGGATCTGGAGGTACTCATGTTGGTGATTTGGGAAATGTATCTGTGAGTGCTTCAGGCTCAGGTGATGTGACTTACACTGGAACTCCTACTCTGGGTAGTGTCAAGACTTCTGGATCCAGTAGCATAAGAAAGAGATAAAAGTAAATACCATTTGGTTAGTCCCCCAGGCGAGAGTTTGGGGGATTTTTTTATGCTGAGTTTTACCGCTGGGGTCGCGGAGGTTTACAGGGAGACCACGGATCAGTCAGAATATCGGGGGAACTGGTTATTTTAAGCATAGATATTTGATAGTCTGAACAGGAAGAATTCAATTTTGGTTACTCCTTTGAACTGAACCCTGACTGTTTTTATATTGAATGATTTTGCTGA from Algoriphagus sp. NG3 encodes the following:
- a CDS encoding head GIN domain-containing protein: MKIYSKILAFALTTMVMASCVQAQQTETRTPGHFTKVHSGGSWEVILTEGNKEEVRIEAKGVDLDKVRTEIDGDVLSVGLVKGNYNNVKLKFYITYKDLEGIRCSGSGNMEVTSPVRSETFYAGLSGSGDVVMDKLEAEELSVSISGSADLKIKSGAVDQAEIKQSGSGDFHGERLAIRDLEVKKSGSGGTHVGDLGNVSVSASGSGDVTYTGTPTLGSVKTSGSSSIRKR